A single region of the Liolophura sinensis isolate JHLJ2023 chromosome 9, CUHK_Ljap_v2, whole genome shotgun sequence genome encodes:
- the LOC135475167 gene encoding sterile alpha motif domain-containing protein 9-like: MTEEELEKLFPFMPFGHRKKLYLFRKEFEFDNDDDKVDTKREEQLEEFDKATKPTSCYKQHSIIRGKDTRVTNMMNPVHKFVGPETNRCEKNPLINMASEVVRFSAACLNSRTNGTIHFGINSDGEILGMQTDETKFRETFDKAIEDGFFHDQHSIVKRTIRPPKFIEVLQADVAPKLHVVEVDVVPSFSFTGEEAFFIQTQSGSKKKQNATRLLVFDKDEVKDLTGDDIRTHMDQKKRLSEARKGEEMKDRNKRRDRHCPDLDKKFVQLFCGGMNSLGDSDVYPILVCGKPNDKSRAVITDEAFDFLSRRDWTVVMDLDDCTDDKSLYNLYELGLSKTTTVLTSDDFDPRSSENTDDKNHLKSLYEDLTTSLHPPWVFLNGYAPLNKESYPPSLWKRKRSIGFIEVLRFFHAEIPEGRAVIVILLLSKDDGVLPEICDEICRIFDEQWMVLAEESNIADSLKSELVRRNVEKESLEHRFVVGIPWKHVAQIAKQLKGSVPQSECCLTTSTGASCVLKDKVKGKLTDLNILSRTECDDSRWEAGDMEKFSKDEEARFYRGDEASWWNFWFKDHVCQRKQHGDLLNQVRKCLEGDLREGDKVGRVHFYHHPGSGGTTSAKHVLWELREYYRCCLVKQLSNETCDQISKLRLYEDGERPKPVLVLVDNLDEERVDQLYAELEEAGRQSARSSQEFSVFCVMLICYRRTKSATAYQDKLVWLTHDLPTEELQWFKKKYSDLERNHREKSGVDPKTLIAFNIMKENFNTEYIKRAVRKFLEDITDSRERNLLKYVSLINSFDIDFHPVPLSSFDPIMLPARSRKYPMPSWEAHLSTCVRVLLNQKPTQGLRGQIKGLRVFSSLMSKEILQSLLDTTDVESKPQTVSEAMIEFLNSSVMKSKDNSNKQIWKMIRNLMKKRAWLKPGRLEKFSPLITAIRNEEGVDEAAEVMITVFERTDDPMVAQCIARLFIQAENWRKAEDYAKICTHMRPSNSCVWDTFGQVYKSKIEALYNRYVKDFSTSSAHEPTKEDLEAIAEAFTGIEIFRKEQRVSKTEKTMAVSNKVGYFSELQITLLLLDLLGFLTPFDNKENLHRFLVHQDFIIPEAQRRLGPELCDRLKELFKGSCDALISLEDEFLHLKDGTVDAYRRGMHRINKNRLIKLKEYHDVHFGESQDKIPLNMSPEDAAAFRRRRVIRLGGLSLGKILDVRDMQNGEATLGHMHGLLLQNIESPKPESFDFKGIIGVSLALSTLKTNVSTIRDLIRWSHALYGMVKDDDDRIELEAYLYMVMFHWPTGDGYDRSRCPSGTLQTAIKRWKLAFYRLYPWQKEVPPIKKKETTIYHLGNGSDMNQYTHFEQLHGRQGRRLIKGAQIWTNPETVRRLRLLQGTLINQGNDVQISFRSSEGSMSQITIPSGMPIHDKSIWNKHVFFFLGFSWAGPRAYGISGDDPRQMVCPQASSHQPVPVRPYHQVPGANYDTSVEVTSLLIQLRRIAELKHVHRQKGYLPPDQWNLVRQEGSLKEKLNALVSARSEVFSETQLPYESF; encoded by the exons ATGACAGAAGAAGAGTTAGAGAAATTGTTTCCATTCATGCCGTTTGGACATCGAAAGAAACTTTATCTTTTCCGAAAAGAGTTCGAatttgataatgatgatgacaaGGTAGATACAAAAAGAGAAGAACAATTAGAGGAGTTTGACAAAGCAACAAAGCCAACCAGCTGTTACAAACAGCATTCAATCATCCGAGGAAAAGACACTAGAGTAACGAACATGATGAATCCTGTGCATAAATTTGTGGGACCAGAAACTAATCGATGTGAGAAGAATCCTCTTATCAATATGGCCTCGGAAGTTGTTCGTTTTTCTGCCGCTTGTTTGAATTCTCGCACTAATGGAACTATACATTTTGGGATAAACAGtgatggagaaattttggggaTGCAGACAGACGAAACCAAATTCCGAGAAACATTTGACAAAGCGATAGAAGATGGATTTTTTCATGATCAACACTCCATTGTGAAAAGGACTATTCGGCCACCGAAATTCATTGAAGTGTTGCAAGCGGATGTTGCTCCTAAACTGCATGTTGTAGAGGTTGATGTGGtgccttcattttcatttaCTGGCGAAGAAGCGTTTTTTATTCAAACACAGTCAGGCAGTAAGAAGAAACAAAATGCCACGCGGTTACTTGTATTTGACAAGGATGAGGTGAAAGACCTGACAGGTGACGACATAAGAACACACATGGATCAGAAGAAGAGACTATCAGAGGCTAGAAAAGGTGAAGAGATGAAGGATCGAAATAAACGGAGAGACAGACATTGCCCAGATTTAGACAAAAAGTTTGTACAGCTGTTTTGTGGGGGAATGAATTCGCTGGGTGACAGTGATGTTTACCCCATACTTGTGTGTGGAAAACCGAATGACAAATCTCGTGCTGTAATAACTGACGAAGCTTTCGACTTTCTCAGCAGAAGAGACTGGACAGTGGTAATGGATTTGGATGACTGTACTGACGACAAAAGTTTATATAATCTGTATGAATTGGGTTTGTCTAAAACAACCACTGTCCTGACTTCTGATGACTTCGACCCACGTTCATCTGAAAATACAGACGACAAAAATCACTTAAAGAGCTTGTATGAAGATTTGACTACTTCCCTTCACCCGCCCTGGGTGTTTTTGAATGGTTACGCTCCGCTGAATAAGGAGTCATACCCTCCATCACTGTGGAAAAGAAAGAGATCAATAGGGTTTATAGAAGTGTTGAGATTTTTCCATGCGGAGATACCAGAAGGACGCGCAGTTATAGTTATTCTACTGTTATCGAAAGATGATGGCGTTCTACCTGAGATATGCGATGAGATTTGTCGTATATTTGATGAGCAGTGGATGGTTTTGGCAGAGGAATCAAACATAGCAGATTCTCTTAAAAGCGAATTAGTTCGGCGCAATGTGGAAAAAGAAAGTCTTGAACATCGGTTTGTTGTGGGTATACCCTGGAAGCACGTCGCCCAGATTGCAAAACAACTGAAAGGTTCCGTTCCGCAGTCAGAGTGTTGTTTGACCACATCGACTGGAGCGTCTTGTGTGCTGAAGGATAAAGTTAAAGGGAAGCTAACGGATCTGAATATTCTCAGTAGAACAGAATGTGACGACAGTCGGTGGGAAGCAGGAGACATGGAAAAGTTTTCAAAAGATGAAGAAGCACGTTTTTATAGGGGTGACGAAGCATCTTGGTGGAATTTTTGGTTCAAAGATCATGTTTGTCAGCGAAAACAGCATGGGGACCTGTTGAATCAAGTGAGGAAATGCCTTGAAGGAGACCTACGTGAAGGTGATAAAGTAGGCCGTGTGCATTTTTACCACCATCCTGGTTCTGGTGGCACCACATCCGCAAAGCATGTCCTCTGGGAACTTCGGGAATATTATCGTTGCTGTCTTGTTAAACAGCTTTCCAACGAGACATGTGACCAAATTTCTAAACTTCGCCTTTATGAAGACGGTGAAAGACCAAAACCAGTGCTTGTTCTTGTCGATAACTTAGACGAAGAAAGGGTAGATCAACTGTACGCGGAGTTGGAAGAAGCAGGCAGGCAATCAGCCAGAAGTTCACAAGAGTTTTCGGTTTTTTGTGTCATGCTTATTTGCTACAGACGAACCAAATCCGCTACAGCATACCAAGATAAACTTGTTTGGTTGACTCATGATTTACCCACAGAAGAGCTGCAGTGGTTTAAGAAGAAGTATTCAGACTTGGAGAGAAATCATCGAGAGAAAAGTGGAGTGGACCCCAAAACACTtattgctttcaacattatgaaAGAAAACTTCAACACGGAGTACATAAAACGCGCCGTGCGCAAGTTCCTTGAGGATATTACAGACTCAAGGGAACGAAACTTATTGAAGTACGTATCGTTGATAAACTCTTTCGATATTGACTTTCACCCAGTTCCATTGTCGAGCTTTGACCCGATAATGTTGCCAGCACGAAGTAGGAAGTATCCAATGCCCAGTTGGGAAGCACACCTTAGCACTTGTGTCAGAGTCCTTCTTAATCAAAAACCTACTCAAGGTCTAAGAGGACAAATTAAAGGTTTGCGTGTGTTCAGCTCCCTCATGTCGAAGGAAATCTTGCAATCTCTACTGGATACAACCGATGTTGAAAGTAAACCGCAAACTGTGTCCGAAGCTATGATTGAGTTTCTTAACTCCAGTGTAATGAAAAGCAAAGATAACTCAAACAAACAGATATGGAAAATGATCAGAAACCTCATGAAAAAACGAGCATGGTTAAAACCAGGGAGACTTGAGAAGTTTTCACCGCTCATAACAGCGATACGTAACGAGGAAGGGGTGGACGAAGCTGCAGAAGTCATGATCACTGTGTTTGAGCGCACCGATGACCCGATGGTGGCACAGTGCATCGCTAGACTTTTCATTCAGGCCGAAAATTGGCGAAAGGCTGAGGACTACGCCAaaatatgcacacacatgaGACCATCAAATTCCTGCGTCTGGGATACGTTCGGTCAGGTTTATAAAAGCAAAATTGAAGCTCTGTATAACAGATATGTAAAAGACTTCAGTACCAGTTCAGCACATGAGCCAACCAAAGAGGATTTAGAGGCCATAGCTGAGGCTTTTACTGGCATTGAAATCTTCAGAAAAGAGCAGCGAGTAAGTAAAACCGAAAAGACCATGGCTGTTTCAAACAAAGTAGGCTATTTCAGTGAGCTACAGATAACTCTCCTTTTGCTTGATCTATTGGGCTTTCTGACTCCTTTTGACAATAAGGAAAACTTACACCGATTTCTTGTCCACCAAGATTTCATCATACCCGAAGCACAGCGTCGTCTGGGACCCGAGCTTTGTGACAGATTGAAAGAATTGTTCAAGGGCTCTTGCGATGCACTTATCTCGCTAGAGGATGAATTCTTGCATTTGAAGGATGGTACTGTGGATGCCTACCGAAGAGGTATGCACAGAATCAACAAAAATAGACTTATCAAGCTGAAGGAATATCACGATGTCCACTTTGGTGAAAGTCAAGACAAGATTCCACTAAACATGTCCCCTGAAGACGCCGCAGCTTTCCGTCGACGAAGAGTCATTCGACTGGGAGGATTGTCTCTTGGAAAAATCTTGGACGTTCGTGACATGCAGAATGGTGAGGCAACTCTGGGCCATATGCATGGTCTTTTGCTTCAAAACATTGAGTCTCCTAAACCAGAATCATTTGACTTTAAGGGCATTATCGGTGTGTCCTTAGCTCTGTCTACATTAAAGACGAACGTCAGCACCATCCGTGATCTGATCCGATGGAGTCACGCTCTTTATGGAATGGTCAAGGACGATGACGACAGAATTGAATTGGAAGCATATCTTTACATGGTTATGTTTCACTGGCCAACTGGAGATGGATATGATCGCTCTCGTTGTCCAAGTGGAACCCTGCAGACAGCAATAAAAAGATGGAAACTAGCGTTTTACAGATTGTACCCATGGCAAAAAGAAGTACCGCCGATTAAGAAGAAAGAGACGACGATTTACCATCTGGGAAATGGCTCGGATATGAACCAATATACACATTTTGAACAGCTTCACGGACGGCAGGGAAGACGACTGATCAAAGGAGCGCAGATCTGGACAAATCCAGAGACGGTGAGGAGACTGAGGTTGCTCCAGGGAACCCTGATTAACCAAGGCAACGATGTTCAAATTTCATTTCGCTCATCTGAGGGAAGCATGTCCCAGATCACTATCCCAAGCGGAATGCCTATCCACGACAAATCTATATGGAATAAGCACGTGTTCTTCTTCTTAGGTTTTAGTTGGGCAGGACCCAGAGCCTATGGTATATCTGGAGACGATCCCAGACAAATGGTCTGCCCACAAGCTTCCTCTCATCAGCCTGTGCCTGTCAGACCATACCACCAAGTTCCGGGTGCTAACTACGACACAAGTGTTGAAGTTACATCTCTTCTGATTCAACTTCGACGGATTGCGGAGTTGAAACATGTTCACAGACAAAAGGGCTACCTGCCGCCAGACCAG TGGAATTTGGTTAGGCAAGAAGGCAGTTTGAAGGAAAAGCTAAATGCCTTGGTGTCGGCTCGCAGCGAAGTGTTTAGCGAAACTCAGCTACCATATGAGAGTTTTTAA